From the Defluviimonas aquaemixtae genome, one window contains:
- the rplL gene encoding 50S ribosomal protein L7/L12, translated as MADLKKLAEEIVNLTLLEAQELKTILKDEYGIEPAAGGAVMMAGPAAGGEAAAAEEKTEFDVVLVEAGAQKINVIKEVRAITGLGLKEAKDLVEAGGKVKEAAPKAEAEEIKKKLEEAGAKVELK; from the coding sequence ATGGCTGATCTGAAGAAACTCGCCGAAGAGATCGTGAACCTCACGCTGCTCGAGGCCCAAGAACTGAAAACCATCCTGAAGGACGAATACGGCATCGAGCCCGCCGCCGGCGGCGCGGTGATGATGGCCGGTCCGGCTGCTGGCGGCGAAGCTGCCGCGGCCGAGGAAAAGACCGAATTCGACGTTGTTCTCGTCGAGGCGGGCGCCCAGAAGATCAACGTGATCAAGGAAGTGCGCGCGATCACCGGTCTCGGCCTGAAGGAAGCCAAGGATCTCGTGGAAGCCGGTGGCAAGGTGAAGGAAGCCGCGCCGAAGGCCGAAGCCGAAGAGATCAAGAAGAAGCTCGAAGAGGCTGGCGCCAAGGTCGAGCTCAAGTAA
- the rplJ gene encoding 50S ribosomal protein L10, with product MDRAQKEKVVEELGQIFESSGVVVVAHYEGMTVAQMQDLRAEMRSAGGSVRVAKNRLAKIALEGKPCASIGNLLTGMTVLAYSEDPVAAAKVADKYAKANEKFVVLGGAMGETVLDQAGVKAVAALPSREELIASIAGCIGAPASNIAGAIGAPASNIAGILSTLEEREAA from the coding sequence GTGGATAGAGCCCAGAAAGAGAAAGTGGTCGAGGAACTCGGCCAGATCTTCGAAAGCTCTGGCGTCGTGGTGGTTGCCCACTACGAAGGCATGACAGTTGCTCAGATGCAGGACCTGCGCGCGGAAATGCGTTCCGCAGGCGGGTCCGTCCGCGTCGCCAAGAACAGGCTCGCCAAGATCGCCCTTGAGGGAAAGCCCTGCGCAAGCATCGGCAATCTTCTGACGGGCATGACCGTTCTCGCCTATTCCGAAGATCCTGTGGCTGCGGCCAAGGTCGCGGACAAATACGCCAAGGCCAACGAGAAATTCGTGGTCCTCGGCGGTGCCATGGGCGAGACAGTCTTGGACCAGGCCGGTGTCAAAGCCGTGGCCGCCCTGCCGTCGCGTGAGGAGCTCATCGCTTCCATCGCGGGCTGCATCGGCGCCCCCGCTTCGAACATCGCCGGGGCCATTGGCGCACCTGCTTCGAACATCGCGGGCATTCTTTCCACTCTGGAAGAGCGGGAAGCCGCGTGA
- the rplA gene encoding 50S ribosomal protein L1, with translation MAKLGKRTAAAKAAFEGKSNLSVEDAVKLIKGSATAKFDETVEIAMNLGVDPRHADQMVRGVVTLPNGTGKTVRVAVFARGAKADEAKEAGADIVGAEDLMEIVQTGKIEFDRCIATPDMMPIVGRLGKILGPRNLMPNPKVGTVTMDVTDAVKAAKGGEVQFRAEKAGVIHAGIGKVSFDEAKLAENVRAFIDAVSKARPTGAKGTYMKKVSLSSTMGPGVSVDLASANAH, from the coding sequence ATGGCCAAGCTCGGTAAACGCACAGCCGCGGCGAAGGCCGCATTCGAAGGTAAGTCTAACCTCTCGGTCGAGGACGCCGTCAAGCTGATCAAGGGATCGGCAACCGCCAAGTTCGACGAGACGGTGGAAATCGCGATGAATCTCGGTGTCGATCCGCGCCATGCCGACCAGATGGTCCGCGGCGTCGTGACGCTGCCGAACGGCACCGGCAAGACAGTGCGCGTGGCGGTCTTCGCCCGCGGCGCAAAGGCTGATGAGGCCAAGGAAGCCGGGGCCGATATCGTCGGCGCCGAGGACCTGATGGAGATCGTCCAGACCGGCAAGATCGAGTTCGACCGCTGCATCGCGACGCCTGACATGATGCCGATCGTCGGCCGTCTGGGCAAGATTCTCGGGCCGCGGAACCTGATGCCGAACCCCAAGGTCGGCACGGTGACGATGGACGTCACCGACGCGGTCAAGGCTGCGAAGGGCGGAGAGGTCCAGTTCAGGGCCGAGAAGGCCGGCGTGATCCACGCGGGTATCGGCAAGGTATCGTTCGATGAGGCGAAGCTTGCGGAAAATGTCCGCGCCTTCATCGACGCAGTTTCGAAGGCCAGGCCGACGGGCGCCAAGGGCACCTACATGAAGAAGGTGTCGCTGTCGTCCACGATGGGGCCGGGCGTCAGCGTCGATCTCGCCTCGGCTAACGCGCACTGA
- the rplK gene encoding 50S ribosomal protein L11 yields the protein MAKKVIGSLKLQIKAGQANPSPPVGPALGQRGINIMEFCKAFNAKTQEMEQGAPVPVVITYYADKSFSFETKTPPASFYLKKAAGLKPVGKRNRPKGSEKPGRETAGYVTVAQVRQIAEAKMPDLSANDVEAAMQIILGSARSIGIEVKG from the coding sequence ATGGCCAAGAAAGTAATTGGCAGCCTCAAGCTGCAAATCAAGGCGGGGCAGGCCAATCCCTCGCCCCCCGTTGGTCCGGCGCTGGGGCAGCGCGGTATCAACATCATGGAATTCTGCAAGGCCTTCAACGCGAAAACCCAGGAGATGGAGCAGGGCGCCCCGGTGCCCGTCGTCATCACCTACTATGCCGACAAGTCCTTCAGCTTCGAGACCAAGACGCCGCCCGCGTCCTTCTACCTGAAGAAGGCCGCCGGCCTGAAGCCGGTGGGCAAGCGCAACCGTCCGAAAGGTTCGGAAAAGCCGGGTCGTGAGACGGCGGGCTACGTGACCGTGGCGCAGGTGCGCCAGATCGCCGAAGCCAAGATGCCGGACCTGTCAGCGAACGACGTCGAGGCCGCGATGCAGATCATCCTCGGCTCCGCCCGTTCGATCGGCATTGAGGTGAAGGGGTAG
- the nusG gene encoding transcription termination/antitermination protein NusG — protein MAKRWYSVSVLSNFEKKVAEQIKHAVAEKGLDDEIDEVLVPTEEVLEIRRGKKVTSERRFMPGYVLVHMDMTDRGYHLINSINRVTGFLGPQGKPMPMRDDEVNQILNRVEEGEAAPRNLIRFEVGEQVKVTDGPFDGFSGMVEEVDEDSSRLKVTVSIFGRPTPVELEFTQVQKVA, from the coding sequence ATGGCGAAGCGGTGGTATTCGGTGAGCGTTCTCTCGAACTTCGAGAAGAAAGTTGCCGAGCAGATCAAGCATGCCGTGGCCGAGAAGGGTCTCGATGACGAGATCGACGAGGTTCTCGTGCCGACCGAAGAGGTTCTCGAGATCCGTCGCGGCAAGAAGGTGACGTCCGAGCGCCGTTTCATGCCGGGCTACGTGCTCGTGCACATGGACATGACGGACCGGGGCTATCACCTGATCAACTCGATCAACCGCGTGACGGGTTTTCTCGGCCCGCAGGGCAAGCCAATGCCTATGCGCGACGACGAGGTGAACCAGATCCTGAACCGCGTCGAGGAAGGCGAGGCCGCACCGCGCAATCTGATCCGCTTCGAGGTGGGCGAGCAGGTGAAGGTGACCGACGGGCCGTTCGACGGGTTCTCGGGCATGGTCGAGGAAGTGGATGAAGATTCGAGCCGCTTGAAGGTGACGGTCTCGATCTTTGGCCGGCCGACGCCGGTCGAGTTGGAATTCACGCAGGTGCAGAAAGTAGCCTGA
- the secE gene encoding preprotein translocase subunit SecE, with translation MATNPLQFLQQVRSETAKVHWPNRKEVVTTTIMVFIMAALTSVFFFLVDMVIRFGLTTIIGVAG, from the coding sequence ATGGCCACAAATCCCCTGCAGTTCCTCCAGCAGGTCCGTTCCGAGACCGCGAAGGTCCACTGGCCGAACCGCAAGGAAGTGGTCACGACCACGATCATGGTCTTCATCATGGCGGCTCTGACTTCGGTCTTCTTTTTCCTTGTCGACATGGTGATCCGGTTCGGGCTGACGACAATCATCGGCGTGGCGGGCTGA
- the rsgA gene encoding ribosome small subunit-dependent GTPase A, with translation MTPNHVTLGDLGWSSDFLRQLDEDELVRFTPARVSGVHRDRVSILSEKGTAQIALPGALSAGDIAVGDWVLMDPETERLERLLDRKSRIFRRAAGDPSREQLIVANVDAVFITTSCTEEFNEARLERYLALAHAGGIPPVFVLTKIDHADDPDSFLDRLRAIGPAVPAVALNAKAPGAAEALRPWCGPGQTVAFLGMSGVGKSTLASALTGLDLETGAVREDDMRGRHTTTAREMHAISGGGWLIDTPGMRELRLTDMAEGIDETFSEIAELASDCRFADCTHGPEPDCAVQAAIGEGRIDAARLERWKKLRAEDALHTASQAELRRRAKATGRLHKSAKKAKDARRGR, from the coding sequence TTGACCCCGAACCATGTTACGCTCGGCGATCTCGGATGGTCGTCGGACTTCCTGCGCCAGCTCGACGAGGACGAGCTCGTCCGCTTCACGCCCGCCCGCGTGAGCGGTGTTCACCGCGACCGCGTTTCCATTCTGAGCGAAAAGGGGACCGCGCAGATCGCGCTGCCCGGCGCTCTTTCGGCCGGCGACATCGCGGTCGGCGACTGGGTTCTCATGGACCCCGAAACCGAGCGGCTGGAGCGGCTCCTCGACCGCAAGTCGCGCATCTTCCGCCGAGCCGCGGGCGACCCCTCGCGCGAACAGCTTATCGTCGCCAATGTCGATGCGGTGTTCATAACCACTTCTTGCACCGAGGAATTCAACGAAGCACGGCTGGAGCGCTACCTCGCGCTCGCCCATGCGGGGGGCATTCCGCCCGTTTTCGTCCTGACGAAAATCGACCATGCCGACGACCCGGACAGCTTTCTCGACCGACTGCGCGCCATCGGGCCGGCGGTGCCGGCGGTCGCGCTGAACGCCAAGGCACCCGGCGCGGCGGAGGCGCTTCGCCCGTGGTGCGGCCCGGGCCAGACGGTCGCCTTTCTCGGCATGTCGGGTGTGGGCAAGTCGACGCTCGCCTCCGCGCTCACGGGACTCGACCTCGAGACCGGCGCGGTGCGCGAGGACGACATGAGGGGACGCCACACGACGACCGCGCGTGAGATGCACGCGATTTCGGGCGGTGGCTGGCTGATTGACACGCCGGGGATGCGGGAGCTTCGGCTGACCGACATGGCCGAGGGGATCGACGAGACCTTTTCCGAGATTGCCGAGCTCGCCTCCGACTGCCGCTTCGCCGACTGCACGCACGGGCCGGAGCCGGACTGCGCCGTGCAGGCGGCGATTGGGGAGGGGCGCATCGATGCCGCGCGTCTGGAACGCTGGAAGAAGCTCAGGGCAGAGGACGCGCTGCACACGGCGTCGCAGGCCGAGCTGCGGCGCCGGGCGAAGGCGACCGGACGGCTCCACAAGTCGGCCAAGAAGGCGAAGGACGCGCGACGCGGGCGCTGA
- a CDS encoding BrnA antitoxin family protein, whose protein sequence is MTNRPAPPARFTQTRSARMARARLARHLQGFDDDMKLWWRVQALVPEAWATVEEDIDCEEEKVKVTLRLDASVAKLFRAMGKGYQARINHILATYARMRMGEIDRQARNMQEVMADYGVVQSDEARQTYLAVRDVADLFDAETRAMMDAAFGVKG, encoded by the coding sequence ATGACCAACCGCCCCGCACCGCCCGCCCGCTTCACCCAGACCCGCTCCGCCCGGATGGCCCGCGCCCGGCTTGCCCGCCATCTTCAGGGCTTCGACGACGACATGAAGCTCTGGTGGCGGGTGCAGGCGCTGGTCCCCGAGGCCTGGGCGACGGTCGAGGAGGACATCGACTGCGAGGAGGAGAAGGTGAAGGTCACGCTGAGGCTCGACGCGAGCGTGGCGAAGCTCTTCCGCGCGATGGGCAAGGGCTACCAGGCGCGCATCAACCACATCCTCGCGACCTATGCCCGGATGCGGATGGGCGAGATCGACCGGCAAGCGCGCAACATGCAGGAGGTGATGGCGGATTACGGTGTCGTCCAGTCCGACGAGGCGCGGCAGACCTATCTCGCGGTGCGGGATGTCGCGGACCTCTTCGACGCCGAGACCCGCGCGATGATGGACGCTGCCTTCGGGGTGAAGGGGTGA
- a CDS encoding AEC family transporter, which produces MFITTLPIYLVMGLGFACVNTGYIASDSVRAISGFKVKIGLPALIFGSVVSPRCLIPGFDGAIPSLEWKEALWDKFANIEGARECRLYDKTSVQRARFDLIVTFFSHDLCVNRRQRSAEPRPF; this is translated from the coding sequence GTGTTCATCACTACCTTGCCGATCTATCTTGTGATGGGGCTGGGGTTCGCCTGCGTCAATACCGGCTACATCGCCAGCGACAGCGTCCGCGCAATCAGCGGTTTCAAGGTAAAGATCGGTTTGCCTGCGTTGATCTTCGGCTCGGTTGTGTCGCCTAGGTGTTTGATCCCAGGGTTTGATGGTGCGATCCCTTCTTTGGAATGGAAGGAAGCACTATGGGACAAGTTCGCAAACATAGAGGGTGCACGTGAGTGTCGGCTCTACGACAAAACGAGCGTGCAGCGCGCCAGATTCGATCTGATCGTCACCTTTTTTTCGCATGACTTGTGCGTAAATAGAAGGCAGCGATCGGCTGAACCAAGGCCTTTTTGA